The nucleotide sequence GGCCGCCGAGACCGACCCGATCCGGCCGGCCCGGGTCTACGGCGAGCTGCGCAAGGTGCTCGCCCGGGACGCCATCACCATCGGCGACGGCGGCGACTTCGTCTCGTACGCCGGGAAGTACCTGGAGCCCGCCCAGCCCGGCACCTGGCTCGACCCCGGCCCGTACGGGTGCCTGGGCACCGGCATGGGCTACGCCATGGGTGCCCGGGTCAGCCACCCCGACCGGCAGATCTGCGTGCTCATGGGCGACGGGGCCGCCGGTTTCTCGCTCATGGACGTGGAGTCCCTGGTCCGCCAGCAGCTCCCCGTGGTGATCGTGGTCGGCAACAACGGCATCTGGGGCCTGGAGAAGCACCCCATGCGGGCCATGTACGGCTACGACGTGGCCGCCGACCTCCAGCCCGGCCTGCGCTACGACAGGGTGGTCGAGGCACTCGGCGGCGCGGGCGAGACGGTGGAGAAGGCCGCCGACCTCGGCCCGGCCCTGGCCCGCGCCTTCGACTCCGGGGTGCCGTACCTGGTCAACGTGCTCACCGACCCGTCCGACGCGTACCCCCGCTCGTCGAACCTGGCCTGACCCTGGCGCCGCGAAAATCAGCGGTCTGTCAGCGGTTGTCGCCGTACCGTCAGCGCCGTCGCTCAAGGTTGGGGTGACCAGCGAGAACGACGGGAGTTGCGATGACGTACGCGATCCGCGCGGAGGGTCTGGTGCGCCGCTTCGGCGCCACCACCGCGCTGGCCGGGGTGGACCTGGCCGTCCCCACCGGGACGGTGTTCGGGCTGCTCGGGCCGAACGGGGCGGGCAAGACCACGGCGGTCCGGGTGCTGGCCACCCTGCTCGCCGCCGACGAGGGGCACGCCACCGTGGGCGGCTACGACGTCCGCCGCGACGCACACCGGGTGCGCCAGCTGATCGGACTCACCGGTCAGTACGCCTCGGTCGACGAGAACCTGACCGGCACCGAGAACCTGCTGCTCATCGGCCGGCTGCTCGGCCTGTCCCGGGCCGACGCCCGGGCCCGCGCCCGGGCGCTGCTGGCCGACTTCCAGCTCAGCGACGCCGCCGAGCGGGCGGCCAAGACCTACTCCGGCGGCATGCGCCGCCGGCTCGACCTGGCCGCCAGCCTGGTCGGCCGCCCGCAGGTGCTCTTCCTCGACGAGCCCACCACCGGCCTCGACCCGCGCAGCCGTAACGAGCTGTGGGACATCGTCCGCACCCTGGTCGCCGACGGGGTGACCGTGCTGCTCACCACTCAGTACCTGGAGGAGGCCGACCAGCTCGCCGGCGAGATCGCGGTGGTCGACCACGGCCGGGTGATCGCCCAGGGCACCCCGGAGGAGCTGAAGGCGAAGGTGGGCGGGCAGGTGCTCGCCGTCCGGCCGGTGGACCCGGCCGACCTGCCCACCGTGCTCGCCGTCACCGGCGAGGTGGCCCGGGCCACCCCGGAGGTGGCCCACCAGACCGTCACCGTCGGCGTCAGCGACCCGGAGGTGCTGCCCGCGGTCGTCCGCCGCCTCGACGACGCCGGAGTACGCGTGGCCGAGCTGGCCCTGCGCAGCTCCAGCCTCGACGAGGTCTTCCTCTCCCTCACCGGCCACCGGGCCGAGGAGGCCACCTCCACCCTGGAAGGGAGCCCGGCATGACCACCCTCACCGCCACCGCGTCCCCGGTCGCGCCCGCCCGCCGGCCGGGGCTCCTCGCCGGCCTGCGACACACTCTCACCCTGGCCTGGCGCAGCCTCGTGCAGATCAAGCACAACCCCATGGAGCTGCTCGACCTGAGCGTCCAGCCGGTCATGTTCGTGCTGCTGTTCACGTACGTCTTCGGCACGGCGATCTCCGGCTCGCCCGGGACGTACCTGAAGTTCGCGCTGCCCGGCATCATCGTGCAGACGGCCCTCTTCGCCACCATGACCACCGGGTTCGGCCTCAACCAGGACCTCACCAAGGGCGTCTTCGACCGGCTCCGCGCGCTGCCGGTGGCGCGCTGGGCGCCGCTGGCCGGCCGGATCGTCGCCGACACCGTCAAGCAGGCCTGGTCCCTGGCCCTGCTGCTCGGCATCGGCATGATCCTCGGGTTCCGGCTCGGCAACGGCGTGGCCGGGCTGCTCGGCGCGCTGGTCCTGCTGCTCGTCTTCTCGCTGGCCGCGTCCTGGATCTCGGTGCTGGTCGGGGTGCTGGTCAGCGAGCCGGACAAGGTGCAGATCTTCGGCTTCATGGTGATCTTCCCGCTGACGTTCACGAGCAACGTGTTCGTGCCGACCGACCAGATGCCGAGCTGGTTGCAGCACTGGGTGGAGGTCAATCCCGTGACGATCCTCGCCGACGCGCTGCGCGGCCTGCTGGTCGGCGGACCGGTGGCCGGCCCCGTCGGGCAGTCGCTGCTCTGGGCGGCCGGGATCCTGCTGGTGTTCGCCCCGCTGTCGGTGCGGGCGCTCAGGCGCCGAGTGTGACGGCGACGGCCTCGGCGGCCGTGTTCCAGCGGTAGGTCTGCCCGCCCGCGTACGCCTCGGCGAAGGCCGCCTCGCCGAGCGCGTCGCGGGCGGCCGCCTCCACCCGGGGGCGGTCCAGCACCGTGTGGTCGGTGCCGCCCCGGATCCCGGTGGCCGCACCGAGCAGCCGGGCGGCGGCGGCCGGGCGGTCGAGCCGCAGCGCCAGGTCGGCGTACCCGACCAGCACGGCCGCGACCACCGGGGCGTCCTGCGACCCGACGGCCAGCTTCAGGGCCTGGTCGTGCCGGGTACGCGCGGAGGCCAGGTCGCCGTCGTCGGCGTCCAGCACGGCCAGGCTGGAGGCGTTGAGCGCCCGCCACTGCGGGGCGATCGCCCGGTCGCCCACCAGCCGGGCGCTCTCCGCGAGGCAGGCCCGTGCCCCGGCCCGGTCGCCCTCGGCCCGCAGCAGTTCGGCCCTGCCGTACGCGACCGCCGCCCGGGTCTCGTCGGACCCGGAGAGCTCGGCCTCGTGCACGGCCCGGTCGAGTTCCGCCCACGCCCGGTCGCGGTCGCCGCGCCGCCACAGGTTGTGCGCCAGCCGCACCCGCATCTCCGGCACGTCCTCGCGGACGCCCAGCTCCTCGAAGTAGGTCATGGCCTCCTCGTGGTACGGCGTGGCCTCGGCGGCCTGGCCCCGCCGGTCGAGCAGGTCGGCCAGCGAGGTGAGGCTGAACGACATGCCCCACCGGTCGCCGACCCGGCGATAGTGCGCCAGCCCGGCCCGCAGGTCCGCCTCCGCGTCGGAGTCCGGCAGGCCCCCGTTGAGCAGGGAGTGCGCCCGGATCAGCCGGGCGATGCCGGCCACCCACGGATCCGGGTCGTCGAACAGGGCCACCATGGCCGCCATGGCCGGCGGCTGGAAGTTCGTCTCGAACGCCGCCGCGATCGGTGCGGCGAGGCGCAGCAGCGGATGTCCGTGCTCGTGCCCGCGGGCCAGCTCGACGGCCCGGGCCAGCCGCTCGCTGCTGACCGTGCCGTTGTCGGGGTGGGTGGCGATCAGGTTCAGCGCGGCGGTGGCCAGGGCGAGCGCCGTGGCGGCGGGCGGCGCGTCGGCCACGCCGGGCAACGCCAGCACCTGGCCGGCCAGGTCGGCGCCCTCGGCGCGCTGGCCGGTCAGCCACCAGTACCAGCCCAGCGCGGCGGCGTACCGCACGGCGGTGGGGGCATCGCCCGTGCCGATCGCGTACCGGAGGCCGGCGTGCAGGTTGTCGTGGTCGTCCGAGAGCCGGCGCAGCCAGTCCAGCTGCGCCGCGCCGCGCAGTTCCGGCTCGGCCGCCTCGGCCAGGGCCAGGTACTCCGCGGCGTGCGCCCGCCGGATCTTCTCCGTCTCGCCGGCCTCGGCCAGCCGGTCCAGGCCGTACTCGCGGATGGTCTCCAGCATCCGGTAGCGCGGCTCGTGCGTGCCGCCCGCCACCACCAGCGACTTGTCCACCAGCGCGGAGACCTCGTCGACGACGTCCGGAACCGCTCCTGGGCGTGGCGCGGCGAGCTGGAGTGGTGGCACGGCGACGCAGACCCGCTCGACCGCCTCCAGGGTGGCGCCGCCGGCGAACACGGCCAGCCGCCGCCACAGCGCCCGCTCACCGTCGCCGAGCAGGTCCCAGCTCCAGTCGACCACGGCGCGCAGCGTCTGGTGCCGGGGCAGGGCCGTCCGGCTGCCGCCGGTGAGCAGCCGGAACCGGTCGTCCAGCCGGGTGTCCACCTGCGCCGCGGTCATCGTGCGCAACCGGGCCGCGGCCAGCTCGATGGCGAGCGGCATGCCGTCCAGGGCGCGGCAGATGCGCACCACCGGGCCCACCGTGGCCGGGTCCACGGCGAAGTCCGGGCGGACCGCGCCGGCCCGGTCGGCGAAGAGCCGCACCGCGGGGTACGCCAGCGCGGTCGCCGGGTCCGCGCCGGCCGGGGGCAGTGCCAGCGACTCCACCGGCCGCAGGGCCTCGCCGGTGATACCCAGCGGCTCCCGGCTGGTGGCCAGCACCCGCAGCCCGGGGCAGGCGGTGAGCAGCCGTTCGGTGAGGCCGGCCGCCGCGTCGAGCAGGTGCTCGCAGTTGTCCAGCAGCAGTAGGACGGCACGCCCGGCGAGCGCGTCGACGAGGCGCCCGACCGGGTCGGCCGGCTCGGCGGCGGACCGCCCGGCCCGGGCCAGCAGCGCCTGCTCGCGCAGGCCGAGCGCGGCGAGGGCGGCCTGCGGCACCTCGGCGGGGTCGGTGACCGGGGCGAGCGGTACGAGCCACACCCCGTCGGGGAAGCGTCCGGCCACCGCCCGGCCCGACTCGATCGCCAGCCGGGTCTTGCCGGCCCCGCCCGGGCCGGTGAGGGTCGCCAGCCGGAACCGGTCGAGCAGCCCCGCGACCCGGGCCACCTCCTCCTCACGCCCCACGAAGCTGGTGAGCGTGGCGGGCAGGTTCCCGCGGGCCGGGCCGGCGGGGGCGGGGTGGTCGCCGCGGAGCGGGGCGGCGGCCGGCTCGCCGCGCAGGATCTCCAGGTGCAGGGCGGCCAGCTCGGGGCCGGGATCGGTGCCGAGCGTGTCGGCGAGCGTGGCGCGGAGCCGTTCGTACTCGGCGAGGGCCTCGGCCGGGTGGCCGGCCCGGTGCAGCGCCCGGATCAGCAGCCCGGCCAGCCGTTCCCGCAGCGGGTGGGCGGCGACCAGCTCGCGCAGCTGCGGCAGCAGGGCGTCCGGCGCCGATCGTGCCAGCCGTGCCTCGGCCAGGTCCTCCGTGGCGGCCAGCCGCACCTCGGCGAGGCGGGCCACCGGCGCCCGGGCGAACTCGGCGTCCGCCACGTCGGCCAGGGCCGGGCCGCGCCAGAGCGCCAGCGCCTCGGCCAGCCGGCGGCAGCCCTCGGCCGGGTCGTCGGCGAGCCGGGCCCGGCCGGCCCGGACGGCGGCCTCGAACCGGTGCACGTCCACGTCGTCCGGTGCGACGGCCAGCCGGTAGCCGCCGGGCTGCGCCTCGACCGGCAGCCCGGACCGGCGGAGCCGCGAGACCAGGGCCTGGAGCGCGTTCGCGGCCCCCGCGGGCGGCTCGCCCGCCCAGAGCGCGTCACCGAGCCGGCCGACGGTCACGGTGCGGCCCGGCTCCAGGGCCAGCCGGATCAGCAGCCGGCGCAGCCGAGCGCCGCCCACCTCGACCGGCACGCCGGTGTCGGCGCGTACCTCCAGGGGGCCGAGCAGGCTGATCCGCACGCCGTCGATTCTGCCCGGCCGGCGCCCGGCGCCGGCGCTCAGACCTCGGGCCGGTCCCGGTCGTCCTGGCCGCGGCGCAGCTCCTCCTCACGCCGGCGCAGGTCCTCCTCCCAGCGGCGGAGCCGTTCCCGGTCCTCGGCCCGGGAGCGCTCGGCGATCGAGGAGAGGAACTCGGGGTCGTCGTCCGGCGCGACCGGCCGGCGACGCTGCTCCTCGGAGAAGCCGTTGCCCATCGGCCAGGCGGTCCGCTGGCGCCGTGCGCCGGCCTCCCGGCCGGCGACGAACCAGGCGATCGAGCCGACGAGCGGGAAGAACAGGATGATCAGCACCCAGGCGATCCGGGGCAGCGCGCGGATCTCGCCCTCCTCGGCGGAGAGGCAGCTGATCAGCGCGCAGACGGCGAGCACGATCTGGGCCAGGAAGAGCAGCCCGTAGAGGCGAACCATGCCGGACATCATGGCGCACGGCGGACGCTCAGCGCAGCCCGCGCACCACGTGCAGGACGCCCAGCAGTGCCAGCCCGGCCGTGGCCAGCGCGGTGAGCGGGACCGACCAGCGCGCCACCCGCCGCGGCCCGCTGCCGGTGGCCCGGCGCCAGTCGACCACCAGGACGCCCAGCCAGGCGACCACCGCCAGCCCGGCCAGCACCGCGTCGAACGTGCGCCCGGTGAACGCCAGCCGGAGTTCCAGCAGGAGGATCGCGGTGACCGCGAGCAGCGTCCGCCGCCAGGCCAGCCGGGTGCGTTCCGGTTGCAGCCCGGGGTCCCGGCTCACCCGAGGCCCCGGGCCAGCACGGCGGCCACGAGCAGCAGCGCGCCGGCCGCGACCACCAGGGCCAGGACGGCCGGGAAGCGGGACGCCGGCAGCTCCTCGCCCAGCCGGATGGCCCGCTCGGTGCGCGCCCAGTGGTCCACGGCCCGGACCGCGACCGTGGCGCCGAGCAGCAGCAGCGCGACGGCGATCACCTCGCGCAGGTAGGCCAGGGGGAGCCGGGGGAGGAACTGCGCTGCGGCCAGCCCACCCGCGATCAGCGCCAGCCCGGTGCGCAGCCAGGCCAGGAAGGTGCGCTCGTTGGCCAGCGAGAAGCGGTAGTCCGGCGTGCTGCCGACCGACCGCAGCTCGCGCGGGTCGAACCAGCGCCTGATCGCCTCCCACACACGGTCGATTATCCGCTTTGCCCGGTGCCTAGCCTGAAAGGATGACCGATCTTGATGCGCGGAGCCTGCGCGACGCCTACGACACCCAGATCCGCCCGGAGATCCCGGACCCGCTGCCGGCCGGGGTGACCGTCGAACGGGACGGTCCGCTCGTCCGGATCCTCGGCCTGGACCACCGCGGCTTCATCACGTACCGGACTCTGGACGGGCTGGCCGGCGCCGAGCTGGACGCGCTGATCGCGCGCCAGGTCGAGTTCTTCCGCGCCCGGGGCGAGGGGGTCGAGTGGAAGCTCAACGGGCATGACGAGCCGGCCGACCTGGGCGACCGCCTGCGCGCCGCCGGCTTCGTGCCGGAGGACCTGGAGACCGTCGTGGTCGGTCCGGTCGCGGCCCTCGCCGCCGCCGTCCCGACGCCCCCCGAGGGGGTACGCCTGCGCGAGGTCACCAGTCGTGAGGACCTGGAACGGATCGCCGCCATGGAGGAGGCGGTCTGGAATGAGGACCGGAGCCACCTGGTGACCGGGCTGGCCAAGGAGATCGAGGCCGACCCGCAGTCGATCACGGTCGTGGTGGCCGAGGCGGGCGACACCGTGGTCAGCGCCGGCTGGGTGCGCTACCTGCGCAACACCGGTTTCGCCACGCTCTGGGGCGGCTCGACGCTGCCGGAGTGGCGGCGCAAGGGCGTCTACCGGGCGCTGGTGGCGTACCGGGCACGGCTGGCCGAGCAGCGCGGCAAGACCCTGGTGCAGGTGGACTGCTCCCCGGACAGCCGGCCCATCCTGGAGCGTCTCGGTCTCGTTGCGGTCACCACGACCACCCCGTACGTCTACACTCCGTGATCATGGAGCGGTTGACGGCGGACGAGCAGCTCACCCTCAAGACCGGAGCCTTCGGGGCCGTCTTCCTGGTGTCCAACGCCGTGCCCGGCATGCTGGCCATGGTGCGGGAGAGCATCGCGGCGTCCGGGGCCCTCGCGGACGCCAGCGGGGTGGTCAAGGAGGCGCTCACCACCGGCCCGCTGCCGCAGCTGCCGCGGGACTCGGCGCTGGAGATCGAGGCGACCGTGCTGCCGGCGCTGGGCCGGGCCGTGGAGATCCTGCGGGCCAAGTCACCGGGGGACGTCGAGGCGTACCGGTCGGTGGTGCTGGCCGCCGCCGACCGGGTGGCGCAGGCCCACCGGGGTGTCTCGCCCGCCGAGGCCGCGGTGATCGACAAGATCAGGCACGCGCTGGCCGAGCCCGCCTGAGCGGCTCGGCCGACCAGAGCGCCTGCACGCTGGCCCGGACGCAGCGGTCGCGGACCCGGCCGCAGGCGCAGCGGTAGGTCTCCGGGAGCATCCGGCGGCAGGGGCGGCGGACGGTCCGCGGGCCGTCCGCCGCCTTCGCCGAAACGCTCTTTTCCGACATATCCGTCACCCCCTGTTTCGGGAGCTTACCCGGCGCGACGGGTCCCGGTGAGCTGTGTCACTCTGAGGCTCCGGAGAGGCCAAGCTACTTGTGGGTAACATAGGGCCGTGGGCAACTGCACAGCTCCGCGCGGTTGACCGAACGTTAAGTCTCGCGCGAGGCTGCGCCCGTGACCGGGCGAGTGATCGCTACACCAAACAGGAGGGTCGTCGAAGCGCGATGAACATCGTCGTACTCGTCAAGCAGGTGCCCGATTCGGGCGCGGACCGCAACCTGCGTCCTGACGACAACACCGTCGACCGCGGTTCGGCGAACAACGTCATCAACGAGATGGACGAGTACGCCATCGAGGAGGCATTGAAAATCAAGGAGGCGCACGGCGGCGAGGTCACCATCCTGACCATGGGTCCGGACCGGGCGACCGAGTCGATCCGCAAGGCGCTCTCCATGGGGCCGGACAAGGCCGTGCACGTCGTGGACGACGCCCTCCACGGGTCCTGCGCCGTGACCACCTCGAAGGTGCTCGCCGCCGCCCTGGGGCAGCTGGGCGCCGACCTGGTCATCTGTGGCGCCGAGTCGACCGACGGCCGGGTCCAGGTCATGCCGCACATGATCGCCGAGCGGCTGGGCGTGGCCGCCCTGACCGGCGCGCGCAAGCTCACCGTCGACGGCGGCACCCTGACCGTCGAGCGGCAGACCGAGGAGGGCTACGAGGTGGTCACCGCCTCGACCCCGGCCGTGGTCTCCGTGTGGGACACCATCAACGAGCCGCGCTACCCCTCCTTCAAGGGCATCATGGCCGCCAAGAAGAAGCCGGTGCAGACGCTCTCCCTGGGTGACCTGGGCGTCGCCCCCGCCGAGGTGGGCTTCGACGGCGCCACCAGCGCCGTGCTCGAGCACACCAAGCGCCCGCCGCGCTCCGGCGGCGAGAAGATCACCGACGAGGGCGAGGGCGGCGTGAAGCTGGTCGAGTTCCTCGCCACCGAGAAGTTCGTGTGAGAGGTCTGGGACATGTCTGAGGTTCTCGTCGTCGTCGAAGCCACCAAGGAATTCGGCGTCAAGAAGGTCACCCTGGAGATGCTCACCCTCGCCCGCGAGCTGGGCACCCCGAGCGCGGTCGTGCTCGGTGGCGCCGGCGCCGCCGAGGCGCTGAGCGCCAAGCTGGGCGAATACGGGGCGGAGAAGATCTACGCCGCCGAGGGCGAGGAGATCGACGGCTACCTGGTGGCCCCGAAGGCCACCGTGCTGGCCGAGCTGGTCCGGCGGGTGCAGCCGGCGGCCGTGCTGCTCGCCTCCTCGCAGGAGGGCAAGGAGATCGCCGCCCGCCTGGCCGTCAAGCTGGAGAACGGCATCCTCACCGACGTGGTGGCCCTCGCCGCCGACGGCACCGCCACCCAGGTCGCCTTCGCCGGCTCCACCATCGTCAAGTCCAAGGTCACCAAGGGCCTGCCGCTGGTCACCGTCCGGCCCAACTCGCTCAACCCGGCCCCGGCCGCGGCCACCCCGGCCGTCGAGCAGCTCACCGTGTCGGTCTCCGACGCCGACAAGTTGGCCAAGGTCGTGGAGCGGGTCGCCGAGCAGAAGGGCTCCCGTCCGGAGCTCACCGAGGCGTCGGTCGTCGTCTCCGGCGGCCGCGGTGTCGGCAACGCCGACAACTTCAAGCTGGTCGAGGAACTGGCCGACCTGCTCGGTGGGGCCGTCGGCGCGTCCCGCGCGGCCGTCGACTCCGGCTTCTACCCGCACCAGTTCCAGGTGGGCCAGACCGGCAAGACCGTCTCCCCGCAGCTCTACGTCGCGCTGGGCATCTCCGGCGCGATCCAGCACCGGGCCGGCATGCAGACCTCGAAGACCATCGTCGCGGTGAACAAGGACGCCGAGGCGCCGATCTTCGAGCTGGCCGACTTCGGCGTGGTCGGCGACCTGTTCAAGGTCGTCCCGCAGGCCGCGGAGGAGATCCGCAAGCGCAAGTGACCCGTTCACGACACGAGCCGCCGCCCGGTGATCCGGGCGGCGGCTCGCGCGTG is from Micromonospora terminaliae and encodes:
- a CDS encoding PLD nuclease N-terminal domain-containing protein: MVRLYGLLFLAQIVLAVCALISCLSAEEGEIRALPRIAWVLIILFFPLVGSIAWFVAGREAGARRQRTAWPMGNGFSEEQRRRPVAPDDDPEFLSSIAERSRAEDRERLRRWEEDLRRREEELRRGQDDRDRPEV
- a CDS encoding DUF202 domain-containing protein, with the translated sequence MSRDPGLQPERTRLAWRRTLLAVTAILLLELRLAFTGRTFDAVLAGLAVVAWLGVLVVDWRRATGSGPRRVARWSVPLTALATAGLALLGVLHVVRGLR
- a CDS encoding YidH family protein, with translation MWEAIRRWFDPRELRSVGSTPDYRFSLANERTFLAWLRTGLALIAGGLAAAQFLPRLPLAYLREVIAVALLLLGATVAVRAVDHWARTERAIRLGEELPASRFPAVLALVVAAGALLLVAAVLARGLG
- a CDS encoding electron transfer flavoprotein subunit alpha/FixB family protein: MSEVLVVVEATKEFGVKKVTLEMLTLARELGTPSAVVLGGAGAAEALSAKLGEYGAEKIYAAEGEEIDGYLVAPKATVLAELVRRVQPAAVLLASSQEGKEIAARLAVKLENGILTDVVALAADGTATQVAFAGSTIVKSKVTKGLPLVTVRPNSLNPAPAAATPAVEQLTVSVSDADKLAKVVERVAEQKGSRPELTEASVVVSGGRGVGNADNFKLVEELADLLGGAVGASRAAVDSGFYPHQFQVGQTGKTVSPQLYVALGISGAIQHRAGMQTSKTIVAVNKDAEAPIFELADFGVVGDLFKVVPQAAEEIRKRK
- a CDS encoding GNAT family N-acetyltransferase — its product is MTDLDARSLRDAYDTQIRPEIPDPLPAGVTVERDGPLVRILGLDHRGFITYRTLDGLAGAELDALIARQVEFFRARGEGVEWKLNGHDEPADLGDRLRAAGFVPEDLETVVVGPVAALAAAVPTPPEGVRLREVTSREDLERIAAMEEAVWNEDRSHLVTGLAKEIEADPQSITVVVAEAGDTVVSAGWVRYLRNTGFATLWGGSTLPEWRRKGVYRALVAYRARLAEQRGKTLVQVDCSPDSRPILERLGLVAVTTTTPYVYTP
- a CDS encoding ATP-binding protein, with the translated sequence MRISLLGPLEVRADTGVPVEVGGARLRRLLIRLALEPGRTVTVGRLGDALWAGEPPAGAANALQALVSRLRRSGLPVEAQPGGYRLAVAPDDVDVHRFEAAVRAGRARLADDPAEGCRRLAEALALWRGPALADVADAEFARAPVARLAEVRLAATEDLAEARLARSAPDALLPQLRELVAAHPLRERLAGLLIRALHRAGHPAEALAEYERLRATLADTLGTDPGPELAALHLEILRGEPAAAPLRGDHPAPAGPARGNLPATLTSFVGREEEVARVAGLLDRFRLATLTGPGGAGKTRLAIESGRAVAGRFPDGVWLVPLAPVTDPAEVPQAALAALGLREQALLARAGRSAAEPADPVGRLVDALAGRAVLLLLDNCEHLLDAAAGLTERLLTACPGLRVLATSREPLGITGEALRPVESLALPPAGADPATALAYPAVRLFADRAGAVRPDFAVDPATVGPVVRICRALDGMPLAIELAAARLRTMTAAQVDTRLDDRFRLLTGGSRTALPRHQTLRAVVDWSWDLLGDGERALWRRLAVFAGGATLEAVERVCVAVPPLQLAAPRPGAVPDVVDEVSALVDKSLVVAGGTHEPRYRMLETIREYGLDRLAEAGETEKIRRAHAAEYLALAEAAEPELRGAAQLDWLRRLSDDHDNLHAGLRYAIGTGDAPTAVRYAAALGWYWWLTGQRAEGADLAGQVLALPGVADAPPAATALALATAALNLIATHPDNGTVSSERLARAVELARGHEHGHPLLRLAAPIAAAFETNFQPPAMAAMVALFDDPDPWVAGIARLIRAHSLLNGGLPDSDAEADLRAGLAHYRRVGDRWGMSFSLTSLADLLDRRGQAAEATPYHEEAMTYFEELGVREDVPEMRVRLAHNLWRRGDRDRAWAELDRAVHEAELSGSDETRAAVAYGRAELLRAEGDRAGARACLAESARLVGDRAIAPQWRALNASSLAVLDADDGDLASARTRHDQALKLAVGSQDAPVVAAVLVGYADLALRLDRPAAAARLLGAATGIRGGTDHTVLDRPRVEAAARDALGEAAFAEAYAGGQTYRWNTAAEAVAVTLGA
- a CDS encoding ABC transporter permease, with amino-acid sequence MTTLTATASPVAPARRPGLLAGLRHTLTLAWRSLVQIKHNPMELLDLSVQPVMFVLLFTYVFGTAISGSPGTYLKFALPGIIVQTALFATMTTGFGLNQDLTKGVFDRLRALPVARWAPLAGRIVADTVKQAWSLALLLGIGMILGFRLGNGVAGLLGALVLLLVFSLAASWISVLVGVLVSEPDKVQIFGFMVIFPLTFTSNVFVPTDQMPSWLQHWVEVNPVTILADALRGLLVGGPVAGPVGQSLLWAAGILLVFAPLSVRALRRRV
- a CDS encoding electron transfer flavoprotein subunit beta/FixA family protein, encoding MNIVVLVKQVPDSGADRNLRPDDNTVDRGSANNVINEMDEYAIEEALKIKEAHGGEVTILTMGPDRATESIRKALSMGPDKAVHVVDDALHGSCAVTTSKVLAAALGQLGADLVICGAESTDGRVQVMPHMIAERLGVAALTGARKLTVDGGTLTVERQTEEGYEVVTASTPAVVSVWDTINEPRYPSFKGIMAAKKKPVQTLSLGDLGVAPAEVGFDGATSAVLEHTKRPPRSGGEKITDEGEGGVKLVEFLATEKFV
- a CDS encoding ATP-binding cassette domain-containing protein, translating into MTYAIRAEGLVRRFGATTALAGVDLAVPTGTVFGLLGPNGAGKTTAVRVLATLLAADEGHATVGGYDVRRDAHRVRQLIGLTGQYASVDENLTGTENLLLIGRLLGLSRADARARARALLADFQLSDAAERAAKTYSGGMRRRLDLAASLVGRPQVLFLDEPTTGLDPRSRNELWDIVRTLVADGVTVLLTTQYLEEADQLAGEIAVVDHGRVIAQGTPEELKAKVGGQVLAVRPVDPADLPTVLAVTGEVARATPEVAHQTVTVGVSDPEVLPAVVRRLDDAGVRVAELALRSSSLDEVFLSLTGHRAEEATSTLEGSPA